The Setaria italica strain Yugu1 chromosome IX, Setaria_italica_v2.0, whole genome shotgun sequence genome has a window encoding:
- the LOC101761233 gene encoding silicon efflux transporter LSI2, which translates to MALASVSKVVLGSVAFGVFWVLAVFPSVPFMPIGRTAGALLSAVLMIIFHVISPDDAYASVDLPILGLLFATMVVGTYLKNAGMFKHLGTLLAWKSQGGRDLLCRVCIVTALASALFTNDTCCVVLTEFVLELAAERNLPAKPFLLALASSANIGSSATPIGNPQNLVIAFNSKISFPKFLLGILPAMLAGMAVNMVMLLCMYWKDLEGTSPDLVSDGKQMETVEEGMASKTPSPAKLTNGGGYSSPLMTEDISTKHPWFMQCTEQRRKLFLKSFAYIVTVGMVIAYMVGLNMSWTAITTAIALVVVDFRDAEPCLDKVSYSLLVFFSGMFITVSGFNKTGLPGAIWNFMAPYSKVNSVGGISVLSIIILLLSNLASNVPTVLLMGGEVASAAALISPAAVIRSWLLLAWVSTVAGNLSLLGSAANLIVCEQARRAPRNAYDLTFWNHIVFGVPSTLIVTAVGIPLIGKINV; encoded by the exons ATGGCTCTGGCGTCGGTGTCCAAGGTGGTTCTGGGGTCGGTCGCCTTCGGCGTGTTCTGGGTGCTGGCGGTGTTCCCGTCGGTGCCCTTCATGCCCATCGGCCGCACGGCGGGGGCCCTGCTCAGCGCCGTGCTCATGATCATCTTCCACGTCATCAGCCCCGACGACGCGTACGCCTCCGTGGACCTGCCCATCCTGGGCCTGCTCTTCGCCACCATGGTGGTGGGCACCTACCTCAAGAACGCCGGCATGTTCAAGCACCTGGGCACGCTGCTCGCCTGGAAGAGCCAGGGAGGCCGCGACCTGCTCTGCCGCGTCTGCATCGTCACCGCGCTCGCCAGCGCCCTCTTCACCAACGACACCTGCTGTGTCGTCCTCACCGAGTTCGTGCTCGAGCTCGCCGCCGAGCGCAACCTGCCAGCCAAGCCCTTCCTGCTCGCGCTCGCCTCCAGCGCCAACATCGGCTCCAGCGCCACGCCTATTGGGAATCCTCAGAATCTTGTGATTGCCTTCAACAGCAAGATCTCCTTCCCCAAGTTCCTCCTGGGCATCCTGCCCGCCATGCTCGCTGGCATGGCCGTCAACATGGTCATGCTcctctgcatgtactggaaggACCTCGAGGGGACCAGCCCCGACCTCGTCTCCGACGGCAAGCAGATGGAGACCGTCGAGGAGGGCATGGCGTCAAAGACCCCTTCCCCAGCCAAGCTGACCAACGGCGGAGGATACAGCTCGCCGCTCATGACGGAGGACATCTCCACCAAGCACCCCTGGTTCATGCAGTGCACGGAGCAGCGCAGGAAGCTCTTCCTCAAGAGCTTCGCCTACATCGTCACCGTCGGCATGGTCATCGCCTACATGGTCGGCCTCAACATGTCGTGGACCGCCATCACCACCGCCATCGCCCTGGTCGTCGTGGACTTCCGCGACGCCGAGCCGTGCCTTGACAAGGTGTCCTACTCGCTGCTCGTCTTCTTCTCGGGCATGTTCATCACCGTGAGCGGGTTCAACAAGACGGGGCTGCCAGGGGCCATCTGGAACTTCATGGCGCCCTACTCCAAGGTCAACAGCGTCGGCGGCATCTCCGTGCTCtccatcatcatcctcctcctctccaacCTCGCCTCCAACGTCCCAACAG TGCTGCTGATGGGCGGCGAGgtggcctccgcggcggcgctgaTCTCGCCGGCGGCAGTGATCAGGTCGTGGCTGCTGCTGGCGTGGGTGAGCACGGTGGCGGGCAACCTCTCTCTGCTGGGTTCGGCAGCGAACCTGATCGTGTGCGAGCAGGCACGCCGGGCGCCGCGCAACGCTTACGACCTCACCTTCTGGAACCACATCGTCTTCGGCGTGCCCTCCACCCTCATCGTCACCGCCGTCGGCATCCCCCTCATCGGAAAGATCAACGTCTAG
- the LOC101760555 gene encoding myosin-2 heavy chain isoform X2, whose translation MFKLHRHRSSDRAGERYDFRFSNFRAVQVPSVSDRLFLSIVSVDSGKTIAKSSKAASRSGICQWPDTILEPIWFSKDEVSKEYEECQYKIIVSVGSTKSGILGEIFLNLSNFLNLVDPTAISLPLKRCNSGTVLQLKVQCLGTKSKLSGVRSLRDMSPRLEDRSPTPTNDDMDNRSDCSDSMFNRGVRSSSENHETSFSASGSHRSSNSGDSTADRTNFSPRDNSNGGLYVGRQDSASSHASYVSAGRGDDGFRSNNSSFSSRASGPTMLQGSTPKTFGNGLSQLSMGASDSSKDLLEAAEETIEELRDEAKMWERHSRKLKADLELLKKECSEKSKQQAELAVELSAAQAERDSYRHEIEELKSSLQDVNTRQTITGIPKRADWIDLQKELEEEVKYLKESNADLTIQVNRTQEANIELLSILQELEETIEEQRVEISKISKVKQTADPENGLLVKEDTEWAKKLSIKEDEIKMLREKLDRALNVGNAGGAGSNAVYLELEKENEILRAKIQELEKDCSELTDENLELIYKLKENGMTKGQVPHISNNNELQFEKLTSRIHQLEEELRNKEMLRDGSFFEASMSNADELQRKCADLELKLLKFRSQTCELEEKFQKSQEDLEQRNIELSELRRKINGFHSTEPEASESGGTQKYQYRTADLEDIESEKDTLKARFEMQLQENENLRRSKVEMENFISEIQAEKSQLEERLSASLKESSITSKCLDEVRQDILVLSSSIDSHVSANKVLQRNVIELESCKAELELHISELEQENIELSERISGLEAQLTYLTNEKESSELQIHDSKALIVNLKDKVECQQSEMESQRLEFKQKQQESQRRLSEAQDDSEVLRRSNSKLQSTVESLIEECSSLQNLIADLKKQKLELHGHLTQKEQELDESKKRNFDFSKTVEFLEAKLSALQKDISSKEQSLLSELESIFQEHTEQEERINRAQFMLNKIENEKTLEVENLEREVISLTARVSSTHEERENATLDAIREVSVLRADKAKLEANLQDVSAQLRHYESQLEDLRKESKNKIKGLVDSLNASKQSEEMLTADAEHMKKLMEAAKSNEDMLRKTSNELELKLKSSDYEKQQMLEEISGLNLQVQKIMNLQDEVFKLQSSLDEAKFEKGKLEELLRSVTEDCEELKAQKAMLTDKVSDMQETLKNGEEERRSRIAMHAKLLRLESDLSASEASHVHEAELKNELSRIKRSNSEYQRKLQSLEQENEDLARRVQVMEKGFEKMSHIKEENLGMQEIGGDDQADIQSKIQLLETKLAEALEENKLYRAQQKSPMPEGQSAGGDGNDGHTDRVLQLEGELRDMKERLLNMSLQYAEVEAQRERLVMELKATKKGRWF comes from the exons ATGTTCAAGCTGCATCGCCACCGCTCCTCCGACCGCGCCGGCGAGCGCTACGACTTCAGATTCTCCAACTTCCGCGCCGTCCAG GTCCCTTCAGTATCGGACAGGCTCTTCCTTTCAATAGTCTCCGTGGATTCTGGAAAAACAATTGCAAAGTCCAGTAAAGCAGCTTCTCGAAGTGGAATATGCCAATGGCCCGACACCATATTGGAACCAATATGGTTTTCCAAGGATGAAGTCTCCAAAGAGTATGAAGAGTGCCAATACAAGATTATTGTTTCCGTG GGATCAACGAAATCTGGCATTCTTGGGGAGATTTTTCTAAACCTGTCTAATTTTCTGAATTTGGTGGACCCAACTGCTATCTCCTTGCCACTGAAGAGATGCAACTCCGGAACAGTTTTACAG CTTAAGGTTCAATGTCTTGGCACAAAGTCTAAGCTGAG TGGTGTCAGATCATTGAGAGACATGTCTCCCCGTCTTGAGGACCGTAGTCCCACACCAACCAACGATGACATGGACAACAGGTCAGATTGCTCGGATAGTATGTTCAACAGGGGGGTTCGTTCTTCATCAGAAAATCAT GAAACAAGTTTCTCAGCATCAGGGTCCCACCGGAGTTCTAATTCTGGAGATAGTACTGCAGATAGAACAAACTTCTCTCCTAGAGACAACTCTAATGGAGGACTTTATGTGGGAAGGCAGGATTCTGCTAGTTCCCATGCTAGTTATGTTAGTGCTGGCCGCGGTGATGATGGATTTAGATCCAACAATTCATCTTTCAGTTCTCGGGCTTCAGGTCCAACTATGTTACAAGGGAGTACTCCAAAAACATTTGGAAATGGCCTTTCTCAGTTATCTATGGGGGCATCTGACTCATCTAAAGATCTTCTCGAAGCTGCTGAAGAAACAATCGAGGAACTCCGTGATGAGGCAAAAATGTGGGAACGGCATTCTCGTAAGTTGAAGGCTGATCTAGAGTTGCTGAAGAAGGAGTGTTCTGAAAAATCAAAGCAACAGGCTGAGCTAGCAGTTGAGCTGTCTGCTGCACAAGCTGAACGGGATTCTTATAGGCATGAAATTGAAGAATTAAAGTCATCCTTACAAGATGTAAACACACGACAAACTATTACAGGAATACCGAAACGTGCAGACTGGATAGACCTGCAGAAGGAACTTGAAGAGGAGGTGAAGTATCTGAAGGAGTCAAATGCCGActtaaccatacaagtaaacagGACTCAAGAGGCAAATATTGAGCTTCTTTCTATTCTTCAGGAACTTGAGGAGACCATAGAAGAACAAAGAGTAGAAATATCTAAGATTTCAAAGGTCAAGCAGACTGCTGATCCTGAAAATGGGTTGTTGGTCAAAGAGGACACGGAGTGGGCTAAGAAACTATCAATAAAAGAGGATGAAATCAAAATGCTGAGGGAGAAATTGGATCGTGCTCTCAATGTTGGAAATGCAGGTGGTGCAGGTTCCAATGCCGTTTATCTTGAAttggagaaagaaaatgaaattttaAGGGCTAAAATACAAGAGCTTGAGAAGGACTGTTCTGAGCTAACAGATGAAAATTTGGAGCTTATATATAAGCTGAAAGAAAATGGGATGACAAAAGGGCAGGTTCCTCACATTTCAAACAACAATGAGCTGCAATTTGAAAAGCTTACATCACGGATACATCAACTGGAGGAGGAACTTAGGAACAAGGAAATGTTAAGAGATGGCAGTTTTTTTGAGGCATCAATGTCTAATGCAGACGAATTACAGAGAAAATGTGCTGACCTTGAGCTgaagctgctaaagtttaggtCTCAAACCTGTGAGCTAGAAGAAAAGTTCCAAAAAAGCCAAGAGGATTTGGAACAAAGAAATATCGAGTTGTCTGAGCTGAGAAGGAAGATTAATGGTTTCCATTCTACAGAACCGGAAGCTAGCGAATCTGGTGGTACACAAAAGTACCAGTATAGAACAGCAGATCTAGAGGATATTGAATCTGAGAAAGATACGCTGAAGGCGAGGTTTGAAATGCAACTACAGGAAAATGAAAACCTGCGGCGTTCCAAGGTTGAAATGGAAAATTTTATTTCTGAAATTCAGGCAGAGAAGAGTCAGCTTGAGGAACGCCTGTCCGCATCACTTAAAGAAAGCAGCATCACTTCAAAATGCTTGGACGAAGTGCGGCAAGATATCCTTGTGCTTTCCAGCAGCATAGATTCCCATGTTTCGGCTAATAAGGTTCTTCAAAGGAATGTCATTGAGCTAGAGAGCTGCAAAGCTGAACTAGAGTTGCATATTTCGGAGCTGGAACAGGAAAACATAGAGCTGTCAGAACGGATATCTGGACTGGAAGCACAATTGACTTACCTGACAAATGAGAAGGAATCAAGCGAGCTGCAGATACATGACTCCAAAGCTCTTATCGTCAATCTCAAAGATAAAGTAGAGTGCCAGCAATCAGAGATGGAAAGTCAGAGGCTCGAATTTAAGCAGAAACAACAAGAATCTCAAAGAAGATTGTCAGAAGCACAGGACGACTCTGAAGTTCTGAGAAGATCTAATTCTAAACTGCAATCTACGGTTGAGAGCCTTATTGAAGAGTGCAGTTCTCTTCAGAATCTAATTGCTGATCTGAAGAAGCAGAAGTTGGAATTGCATGGACATCTTACACAAAAAGAGCAGGAACTGGATGAGTCGAAAAAAAGGAACTTTGATTTTAGCAAAACAGTGGAATTCCTTGAGGCAAAGCTTTCTGCACTGCAGAAGGACATTTCTTCTAAAGAGCAGTCTTTGTTGTCAGAACTGGAGAGTATATTCCAGGAGCACACggaacaagaagaaagaattaATCGCGCGCAGTTCATGCTGAACAAGATCGAAAATGAAAAGACTCTTGAAGTAGAGAATCTTGAGAGAGAGGTCATCAGCCTCACTGCACGGGTCTCCTCCACACACGAGGAACGAGAAAATGCCACACTGGATGCTATTAGAGAGGTATCTGTCCTGCGAGCAGACAAGGCTAAACTTGAGGCCAATCTCCAAGATGTCAGTGCACAATTGAGACATTATGAGTCTCAACTGGAAGACCTGCGTAAGGAgtccaaaaataaaattaaagggTTAGTCGATTCCCTTAATGCCTCCAAGCAGAGTGAGGAAATGTTGACAGCAGATGCTGAACATATGAAAAAGTTAATGGAAGCTGCTAAATCCAACGAAGATATGTTGAGGAAGACTTCTAATGAACTAGAACTGAAGCTTAAATCTAGTGATTATGAGAAACAGCAAATGCTGGAAGAAATATCTGGTCTGAATCTGCAGGTCCAGAAGATAATGAATCTTCAAGATGAGGTTTTCAAACTTCAGAGCTCTCTTGATGAGGCTAAGTTCGAAAAAGGAAAACTGGAGGAGCTTCTGCGCTCGGTGACTGAGGATTGTGAAGAACTAAAAGCACAGAAGGCTATGCTAACAGATAAGGTTTCTGACATGCAGGAGACTTTGAAAAAtggtgaagaagaaagaagaagcagaatAGCTATGCACGCAAAGCTCTTGAGGTTGGAGAGTGATCTATCAGCATCGGAAGCATCACATGTACATGAAGCAGAATTAAAGAACGAGCTTAGTAGGATCAAGAGATCAAATagcgagtaccagaggaagttGCAATCTCTTGAGCAGGAAAATGAGGATCTCGCCAGGAGAGTTCAAGTTATGGAAAAGGGGTTTGAGAAAATGTCCCACATTAAAGAAGAGAATCTTGGAATGCAG GAGATTGGAGGAGATGATCAGGCAGACATTCAGTCCAAAATTCAGTTGCTGGAAACTAAGCTTGCAGAGGCGTTGGAGGAAAATAAGTTGTACAGAGCTCAACAAAAGAG TCCGATGCCTGAGGGGCAATCTGCTGGTGGAGATGGTAATGATGGTCACACTGATAGGGTTTTGCAACTGGAAGGAGAGCTGAGAGATATGAAGGAGCGGCTACTCAACATGAGCTTGCAGTATGCAGAAGTTGAGGCTCAGAGGGAACGATTAGTGATGGAACTTAAAGCTACGAAGAAAGGGCGATGGTTTTAG
- the LOC101760555 gene encoding myosin-2 heavy chain isoform X1 gives MFKLHRHRSSDRAGERYDFRFSNFRAVQVPSVSDRLFLSIVSVDSGKTIAKSSKAASRSGICQWPDTILEPIWFSKDEVSKEYEECQYKIIVSVGSTKSGILGEIFLNLSNFLNLVDPTAISLPLKRCNSGTVLQLKVQCLGTKSKLSGVRSLRDMSPRLEDRSPTPTNDDMDNRSDCSDSMFNRGVRSSSENHVGTTYQDEPGNRETSFSASGSHRSSNSGDSTADRTNFSPRDNSNGGLYVGRQDSASSHASYVSAGRGDDGFRSNNSSFSSRASGPTMLQGSTPKTFGNGLSQLSMGASDSSKDLLEAAEETIEELRDEAKMWERHSRKLKADLELLKKECSEKSKQQAELAVELSAAQAERDSYRHEIEELKSSLQDVNTRQTITGIPKRADWIDLQKELEEEVKYLKESNADLTIQVNRTQEANIELLSILQELEETIEEQRVEISKISKVKQTADPENGLLVKEDTEWAKKLSIKEDEIKMLREKLDRALNVGNAGGAGSNAVYLELEKENEILRAKIQELEKDCSELTDENLELIYKLKENGMTKGQVPHISNNNELQFEKLTSRIHQLEEELRNKEMLRDGSFFEASMSNADELQRKCADLELKLLKFRSQTCELEEKFQKSQEDLEQRNIELSELRRKINGFHSTEPEASESGGTQKYQYRTADLEDIESEKDTLKARFEMQLQENENLRRSKVEMENFISEIQAEKSQLEERLSASLKESSITSKCLDEVRQDILVLSSSIDSHVSANKVLQRNVIELESCKAELELHISELEQENIELSERISGLEAQLTYLTNEKESSELQIHDSKALIVNLKDKVECQQSEMESQRLEFKQKQQESQRRLSEAQDDSEVLRRSNSKLQSTVESLIEECSSLQNLIADLKKQKLELHGHLTQKEQELDESKKRNFDFSKTVEFLEAKLSALQKDISSKEQSLLSELESIFQEHTEQEERINRAQFMLNKIENEKTLEVENLEREVISLTARVSSTHEERENATLDAIREVSVLRADKAKLEANLQDVSAQLRHYESQLEDLRKESKNKIKGLVDSLNASKQSEEMLTADAEHMKKLMEAAKSNEDMLRKTSNELELKLKSSDYEKQQMLEEISGLNLQVQKIMNLQDEVFKLQSSLDEAKFEKGKLEELLRSVTEDCEELKAQKAMLTDKVSDMQETLKNGEEERRSRIAMHAKLLRLESDLSASEASHVHEAELKNELSRIKRSNSEYQRKLQSLEQENEDLARRVQVMEKGFEKMSHIKEENLGMQEIGGDDQADIQSKIQLLETKLAEALEENKLYRAQQKSPMPEGQSAGGDGNDGHTDRVLQLEGELRDMKERLLNMSLQYAEVEAQRERLVMELKATKKGRWF, from the exons ATGTTCAAGCTGCATCGCCACCGCTCCTCCGACCGCGCCGGCGAGCGCTACGACTTCAGATTCTCCAACTTCCGCGCCGTCCAG GTCCCTTCAGTATCGGACAGGCTCTTCCTTTCAATAGTCTCCGTGGATTCTGGAAAAACAATTGCAAAGTCCAGTAAAGCAGCTTCTCGAAGTGGAATATGCCAATGGCCCGACACCATATTGGAACCAATATGGTTTTCCAAGGATGAAGTCTCCAAAGAGTATGAAGAGTGCCAATACAAGATTATTGTTTCCGTG GGATCAACGAAATCTGGCATTCTTGGGGAGATTTTTCTAAACCTGTCTAATTTTCTGAATTTGGTGGACCCAACTGCTATCTCCTTGCCACTGAAGAGATGCAACTCCGGAACAGTTTTACAG CTTAAGGTTCAATGTCTTGGCACAAAGTCTAAGCTGAG TGGTGTCAGATCATTGAGAGACATGTCTCCCCGTCTTGAGGACCGTAGTCCCACACCAACCAACGATGACATGGACAACAGGTCAGATTGCTCGGATAGTATGTTCAACAGGGGGGTTCGTTCTTCATCAGAAAATCATGTGGGTACAACTTATCAAGATGAACCTGGAAACAGG GAAACAAGTTTCTCAGCATCAGGGTCCCACCGGAGTTCTAATTCTGGAGATAGTACTGCAGATAGAACAAACTTCTCTCCTAGAGACAACTCTAATGGAGGACTTTATGTGGGAAGGCAGGATTCTGCTAGTTCCCATGCTAGTTATGTTAGTGCTGGCCGCGGTGATGATGGATTTAGATCCAACAATTCATCTTTCAGTTCTCGGGCTTCAGGTCCAACTATGTTACAAGGGAGTACTCCAAAAACATTTGGAAATGGCCTTTCTCAGTTATCTATGGGGGCATCTGACTCATCTAAAGATCTTCTCGAAGCTGCTGAAGAAACAATCGAGGAACTCCGTGATGAGGCAAAAATGTGGGAACGGCATTCTCGTAAGTTGAAGGCTGATCTAGAGTTGCTGAAGAAGGAGTGTTCTGAAAAATCAAAGCAACAGGCTGAGCTAGCAGTTGAGCTGTCTGCTGCACAAGCTGAACGGGATTCTTATAGGCATGAAATTGAAGAATTAAAGTCATCCTTACAAGATGTAAACACACGACAAACTATTACAGGAATACCGAAACGTGCAGACTGGATAGACCTGCAGAAGGAACTTGAAGAGGAGGTGAAGTATCTGAAGGAGTCAAATGCCGActtaaccatacaagtaaacagGACTCAAGAGGCAAATATTGAGCTTCTTTCTATTCTTCAGGAACTTGAGGAGACCATAGAAGAACAAAGAGTAGAAATATCTAAGATTTCAAAGGTCAAGCAGACTGCTGATCCTGAAAATGGGTTGTTGGTCAAAGAGGACACGGAGTGGGCTAAGAAACTATCAATAAAAGAGGATGAAATCAAAATGCTGAGGGAGAAATTGGATCGTGCTCTCAATGTTGGAAATGCAGGTGGTGCAGGTTCCAATGCCGTTTATCTTGAAttggagaaagaaaatgaaattttaAGGGCTAAAATACAAGAGCTTGAGAAGGACTGTTCTGAGCTAACAGATGAAAATTTGGAGCTTATATATAAGCTGAAAGAAAATGGGATGACAAAAGGGCAGGTTCCTCACATTTCAAACAACAATGAGCTGCAATTTGAAAAGCTTACATCACGGATACATCAACTGGAGGAGGAACTTAGGAACAAGGAAATGTTAAGAGATGGCAGTTTTTTTGAGGCATCAATGTCTAATGCAGACGAATTACAGAGAAAATGTGCTGACCTTGAGCTgaagctgctaaagtttaggtCTCAAACCTGTGAGCTAGAAGAAAAGTTCCAAAAAAGCCAAGAGGATTTGGAACAAAGAAATATCGAGTTGTCTGAGCTGAGAAGGAAGATTAATGGTTTCCATTCTACAGAACCGGAAGCTAGCGAATCTGGTGGTACACAAAAGTACCAGTATAGAACAGCAGATCTAGAGGATATTGAATCTGAGAAAGATACGCTGAAGGCGAGGTTTGAAATGCAACTACAGGAAAATGAAAACCTGCGGCGTTCCAAGGTTGAAATGGAAAATTTTATTTCTGAAATTCAGGCAGAGAAGAGTCAGCTTGAGGAACGCCTGTCCGCATCACTTAAAGAAAGCAGCATCACTTCAAAATGCTTGGACGAAGTGCGGCAAGATATCCTTGTGCTTTCCAGCAGCATAGATTCCCATGTTTCGGCTAATAAGGTTCTTCAAAGGAATGTCATTGAGCTAGAGAGCTGCAAAGCTGAACTAGAGTTGCATATTTCGGAGCTGGAACAGGAAAACATAGAGCTGTCAGAACGGATATCTGGACTGGAAGCACAATTGACTTACCTGACAAATGAGAAGGAATCAAGCGAGCTGCAGATACATGACTCCAAAGCTCTTATCGTCAATCTCAAAGATAAAGTAGAGTGCCAGCAATCAGAGATGGAAAGTCAGAGGCTCGAATTTAAGCAGAAACAACAAGAATCTCAAAGAAGATTGTCAGAAGCACAGGACGACTCTGAAGTTCTGAGAAGATCTAATTCTAAACTGCAATCTACGGTTGAGAGCCTTATTGAAGAGTGCAGTTCTCTTCAGAATCTAATTGCTGATCTGAAGAAGCAGAAGTTGGAATTGCATGGACATCTTACACAAAAAGAGCAGGAACTGGATGAGTCGAAAAAAAGGAACTTTGATTTTAGCAAAACAGTGGAATTCCTTGAGGCAAAGCTTTCTGCACTGCAGAAGGACATTTCTTCTAAAGAGCAGTCTTTGTTGTCAGAACTGGAGAGTATATTCCAGGAGCACACggaacaagaagaaagaattaATCGCGCGCAGTTCATGCTGAACAAGATCGAAAATGAAAAGACTCTTGAAGTAGAGAATCTTGAGAGAGAGGTCATCAGCCTCACTGCACGGGTCTCCTCCACACACGAGGAACGAGAAAATGCCACACTGGATGCTATTAGAGAGGTATCTGTCCTGCGAGCAGACAAGGCTAAACTTGAGGCCAATCTCCAAGATGTCAGTGCACAATTGAGACATTATGAGTCTCAACTGGAAGACCTGCGTAAGGAgtccaaaaataaaattaaagggTTAGTCGATTCCCTTAATGCCTCCAAGCAGAGTGAGGAAATGTTGACAGCAGATGCTGAACATATGAAAAAGTTAATGGAAGCTGCTAAATCCAACGAAGATATGTTGAGGAAGACTTCTAATGAACTAGAACTGAAGCTTAAATCTAGTGATTATGAGAAACAGCAAATGCTGGAAGAAATATCTGGTCTGAATCTGCAGGTCCAGAAGATAATGAATCTTCAAGATGAGGTTTTCAAACTTCAGAGCTCTCTTGATGAGGCTAAGTTCGAAAAAGGAAAACTGGAGGAGCTTCTGCGCTCGGTGACTGAGGATTGTGAAGAACTAAAAGCACAGAAGGCTATGCTAACAGATAAGGTTTCTGACATGCAGGAGACTTTGAAAAAtggtgaagaagaaagaagaagcagaatAGCTATGCACGCAAAGCTCTTGAGGTTGGAGAGTGATCTATCAGCATCGGAAGCATCACATGTACATGAAGCAGAATTAAAGAACGAGCTTAGTAGGATCAAGAGATCAAATagcgagtaccagaggaagttGCAATCTCTTGAGCAGGAAAATGAGGATCTCGCCAGGAGAGTTCAAGTTATGGAAAAGGGGTTTGAGAAAATGTCCCACATTAAAGAAGAGAATCTTGGAATGCAG GAGATTGGAGGAGATGATCAGGCAGACATTCAGTCCAAAATTCAGTTGCTGGAAACTAAGCTTGCAGAGGCGTTGGAGGAAAATAAGTTGTACAGAGCTCAACAAAAGAG TCCGATGCCTGAGGGGCAATCTGCTGGTGGAGATGGTAATGATGGTCACACTGATAGGGTTTTGCAACTGGAAGGAGAGCTGAGAGATATGAAGGAGCGGCTACTCAACATGAGCTTGCAGTATGCAGAAGTTGAGGCTCAGAGGGAACGATTAGTGATGGAACTTAAAGCTACGAAGAAAGGGCGATGGTTTTAG